Proteins co-encoded in one Hominilimicola fabiformis genomic window:
- a CDS encoding helix-turn-helix domain-containing protein yields MTEKTVKIFPNMYFGLTHCYDEVPDNNDFKLHNHDDVYEIVLFLSGDSEFYAEGNVYKLKPYDMLITRPFEMHHIRCLSAKPYERIILYLSTEYFKQNRCEEFEDIFINRPPGTGNLIPSDIVKDDLLNPINRISVYIHNGSLTAANGVIIEFLYLLNTSKSAISPSKSKDKRISDIIMYINEHLPETITLDFLSEKFFINKYHLCKLFKKNTGYTLSQYINHKRILLVRELHTQGQSLLEASTNAGFNNYSHFYRQYVKKTGMTPKNMN; encoded by the coding sequence ATGACAGAGAAAACAGTAAAGATATTTCCGAATATGTATTTCGGTTTGACTCACTGCTACGATGAAGTACCCGACAACAATGATTTCAAGCTTCACAATCACGATGATGTATATGAAATAGTGCTGTTTCTAAGCGGTGATTCTGAATTTTACGCAGAGGGAAATGTGTACAAATTAAAGCCTTACGATATGCTCATAACGCGTCCGTTTGAAATGCACCATATACGTTGTTTGAGTGCGAAGCCGTATGAGAGGATTATTTTGTATCTGTCGACAGAATATTTCAAGCAAAACCGTTGTGAAGAATTTGAAGATATTTTCATAAACCGTCCGCCGGGTACGGGCAACCTAATACCGTCCGACATTGTAAAGGACGATTTGCTAAACCCTATAAACCGCATAAGCGTATATATCCATAACGGCTCACTCACCGCCGCAAACGGTGTCATTATAGAATTTCTCTATCTTTTGAATACTTCAAAATCGGCAATCTCACCGTCAAAATCAAAAGACAAACGAATAAGCGACATAATTATGTACATAAACGAACATCTTCCTGAAACAATAACACTTGACTTTCTTTCCGAAAAATTCTTTATAAATAAATACCACCTGTGTAAGCTGTTCAAGAAAAATACGGGATACACACTAAGTCAATATATCAATCATAAACGCATACTTCTTGTACGCGAACTGCATACGCAAGGTCAGTCACTCCTTGAGGCAAGCACCAATGCCGGTTTTAATAATTATTCGCATTTTTACAGACAGTACGTCAAAAAAACAGGTATGACGCCAAAAAATATGAATTAA
- a CDS encoding DUF6062 family protein, whose translation MKEQIYTIPVNEVYDTDCECPLCELEKKLEKETLDYALGAAMMEPEFRMESNEKGFCNHHCSMLFGMSNKLALSLVLDTHLEEIRKKLDTLKKSASALKNQKGGLFKKTGLADFSKALSEKLDGISDGCVVCDKINHTMERYADVLLYMWANDEKFKEKFNKSKGVCLKHMKLLVDTVPKSLKDSQAAQFLACLFEKQETELSRIQQDIHKFTLKFDYRNKDMEWGTAQDAPIRTIDKISGFINNDYEEK comes from the coding sequence ATGAAAGAACAAATTTATACAATACCGGTAAATGAAGTTTACGATACAGACTGCGAATGTCCGCTTTGTGAACTTGAGAAAAAACTTGAAAAAGAAACGCTTGACTACGCACTCGGTGCGGCAATGATGGAGCCTGAATTTCGTATGGAATCAAACGAAAAAGGCTTTTGCAACCATCACTGTTCAATGCTTTTCGGTATGTCAAACAAACTTGCACTGTCGCTTGTGCTTGACACACATTTAGAGGAAATACGCAAAAAGCTTGATACGCTGAAAAAATCCGCGTCGGCTTTAAAAAATCAAAAAGGCGGTCTTTTTAAGAAAACAGGCTTGGCTGATTTTTCAAAAGCACTTTCCGAAAAGCTTGACGGTATATCGGACGGCTGTGTTGTGTGTGACAAAATCAATCACACTATGGAAAGATATGCCGATGTGCTTTTGTATATGTGGGCAAATGACGAAAAGTTTAAAGAAAAATTCAATAAATCAAAAGGTGTATGCTTAAAGCATATGAAATTGCTTGTTGATACAGTGCCGAAATCATTAAAAGACTCACAAGCAGCTCAATTCCTTGCCTGCCTGTTTGAAAAGCAAGAGACTGAACTTTCAAGAATACAGCAGGATATACATAAATTCACACTTAAATTCGACTATCGCAACAAAGATATGGAATGGGGTACCGCACAAGACGCACCAATCAGAACAATCGACAAAATTTCAGGTTTTATCAATAATGACTATGAAGAAAAATAA
- the uxuA gene encoding mannonate dehydratase, with amino-acid sequence MEMTLRWYGSEFDTVTLKQIRQIPGVTGVITTLYDTAPGEVWSRERIKEMKDEVEKSGLHISGIESVNVHDAIKVGTSDRDKYIDNYIETLENLGKEDIHLVCYNFMPVFDWTRSELARKRPDGSTVLAYNQDDIDKIVPEKMFESISKDMNGTVMPGWEPERMEKVKELFEMYKDVDDEKLFENLKYFLERIMPVCNKYDIKMAIHPDDPAWSVFGLPRIIINKQNILRMMKMVDDVHNGVTFCSGSYGTNLENDLPDMIRSLKGRIHFAHVRNLKFNSPTDFEEAAHLSSDGSFDMYEIMKALYEIGFDGPIRPDHGRMIWDEVAMPGYGLYDRALGATYLNGLWEAIEKSSK; translated from the coding sequence ATGGAAATGACATTACGTTGGTACGGTTCAGAATTTGATACCGTAACGTTAAAGCAAATACGACAAATACCGGGCGTTACGGGCGTTATAACAACACTTTACGATACCGCACCGGGTGAAGTATGGAGCAGAGAAAGAATTAAAGAAATGAAAGATGAAGTCGAAAAAAGCGGACTTCATATAAGCGGAATTGAAAGCGTAAATGTTCATGACGCAATTAAAGTCGGAACATCGGACAGAGATAAGTACATAGACAATTATATTGAAACTCTTGAAAATCTCGGAAAAGAGGACATTCATCTTGTGTGCTATAACTTTATGCCCGTGTTCGACTGGACAAGAAGTGAGCTTGCAAGAAAACGTCCCGACGGTTCAACCGTGCTTGCATACAATCAAGATGATATTGATAAAATCGTTCCCGAGAAGATGTTTGAATCTATTTCAAAGGATATGAACGGCACTGTTATGCCGGGTTGGGAACCTGAGAGAATGGAAAAAGTAAAAGAGCTTTTTGAAATGTATAAGGATGTTGACGATGAAAAGCTTTTTGAAAATTTGAAGTATTTTCTTGAAAGAATAATGCCTGTATGTAATAAGTACGATATAAAAATGGCAATTCACCCCGATGACCCAGCTTGGAGCGTTTTCGGTTTGCCGAGAATTATCATTAATAAGCAGAATATACTTCGTATGATGAAAATGGTTGACGATGTGCATAACGGCGTTACTTTCTGTTCCGGTTCGTATGGAACAAACCTTGAAAACGATTTGCCCGATATGATTCGTTCATTAAAGGGAAGAATACATTTTGCGCACGTCAGAAATCTTAAATTTAATTCACCGACCGATTTTGAGGAGGCGGCACACTTGTCATCCGACGGTTCGTTTGATATGTACGAAATAATGAAAGCACTTTACGAAATCGGATTTGACGGTCCTATCCGTCCCGACCACGGAAGAATGATATGGGACGAAGTGGCTATGCCGGGTTACGGACTTTACGACAGAGCGTTGGGTGCGACATATCTAAACGGTTTGTGGGAGGCTATTGAAAAAAGTTCAAAATAA
- a CDS encoding beta-galactosidase, with protein sequence MIYKFKEFKDEPLLINHLNMGGKNPKGEEINVTSRYFTRNGKPWIGVMGEFHFSRYSRENWHRELAKMKAGGITIVSTYLFWIYHEEIEGKMDFGGDNDIRAFIEECKDVGLDVVIRIGPWAHGECRNGAFPDWLLKKDYKLRDNNEEYLAVVKKWYQSIYNEVKGLFYKDGGNIIAVQIENEFVDNAEHLAKLKEIAVECGFIAPIYTVTGWNSASGAKIPVDEVVPVFGGYCEAPWENHMNRLSPSPHYFFNRMRNDSAIGTDLIAKTQSDGWQLPYERYPFATCELGGGIEVTHHRRPIIKPMDIYAVSLVKLGDGNNLVGYYMYHGGTNKIGELSTFNETKATGYPNDYPILSYDFQAPLSEYGEVREQYGLLNMLHMFVNDFGEEFAPMIAVDSANSVAADDTNSLRYGMRTNGKSGFVFVNHYQRLTELADIENAVISAGNVEFTPIDVKGEVSFFMPFNMKMGDSVLEYATAQPLCKCDDTYFFAEIPNIKAEYKFSKGSANIVTVPFENAKYMRKLNGTVYIGGGCNLYEENGQIHSVEDGEYICQKWNGSEFETLKIGQSAKQSNVEITGVENAPFEPKYKEELCIGGERELTWKKINVDGGYGFAEIDYVGDVAQIYADGELVADDYYYGKTWRVPCKLLYGKECYMVISEMKDDFYKEF encoded by the coding sequence ATGATATACAAATTTAAAGAATTTAAAGATGAACCGCTTTTGATAAATCATTTGAATATGGGCGGTAAAAATCCGAAAGGTGAAGAAATTAATGTCACAAGCAGATATTTCACACGAAACGGAAAACCTTGGATAGGCGTTATGGGCGAGTTCCATTTTTCGAGGTACAGCAGAGAGAATTGGCACAGAGAACTTGCAAAAATGAAAGCCGGCGGTATAACTATTGTTTCAACGTATCTGTTTTGGATATACCACGAAGAAATTGAGGGTAAAATGGATTTTGGCGGCGACAATGACATCAGAGCGTTTATCGAAGAATGTAAAGATGTCGGCTTGGACGTTGTAATTCGTATAGGCCCTTGGGCGCACGGCGAGTGCAGAAACGGCGCTTTCCCCGATTGGCTTTTGAAAAAGGATTATAAACTTCGTGACAACAACGAAGAATATCTGGCGGTTGTTAAGAAGTGGTATCAGAGCATATATAACGAAGTGAAAGGACTGTTCTACAAGGACGGCGGAAACATAATTGCGGTACAGATTGAAAATGAATTTGTCGACAATGCCGAGCATTTGGCAAAACTTAAAGAAATAGCCGTAGAATGTGGATTTATTGCACCGATATACACAGTTACAGGCTGGAACAGTGCATCGGGTGCGAAAATTCCCGTTGATGAGGTTGTGCCTGTATTCGGCGGTTATTGTGAGGCACCGTGGGAAAATCATATGAACAGACTGTCGCCGTCACCGCACTATTTCTTTAACAGAATGAGAAACGATTCCGCAATCGGAACGGATCTTATCGCAAAAACTCAGAGTGACGGCTGGCAGCTGCCGTATGAGCGTTATCCGTTCGCAACGTGTGAGCTTGGCGGCGGTATAGAGGTTACACATCACCGCAGACCGATTATAAAGCCTATGGATATATATGCGGTGTCGCTTGTAAAGCTCGGTGACGGAAACAATCTTGTCGGCTATTATATGTATCACGGCGGTACGAACAAAATAGGCGAACTGTCAACTTTTAACGAAACAAAGGCGACAGGCTATCCGAATGATTATCCGATACTTTCGTATGATTTTCAAGCACCGTTGTCGGAGTACGGAGAGGTCAGAGAACAGTACGGATTGCTTAATATGCTGCATATGTTTGTAAACGATTTCGGCGAAGAATTTGCACCGATGATTGCGGTTGATTCTGCAAATTCGGTGGCGGCAGACGATACAAATTCTTTGCGTTACGGTATGAGAACGAACGGCAAAAGTGGGTTTGTGTTTGTAAATCATTATCAGAGATTGACAGAACTTGCAGATATTGAAAATGCGGTGATAAGTGCGGGAAATGTTGAGTTTACGCCGATTGACGTAAAGGGAGAAGTGAGTTTCTTTATGCCGTTTAATATGAAAATGGGCGACAGTGTGCTTGAATATGCGACAGCACAGCCGTTATGCAAGTGCGATGATACATATTTCTTTGCGGAAATACCGAATATCAAAGCGGAATACAAATTCAGCAAAGGCAGTGCAAATATTGTTACAGTGCCGTTTGAAAATGCTAAGTATATGCGTAAATTAAACGGAACGGTGTATATTGGCGGAGGTTGTAATTTGTATGAGGAAAACGGACAAATACACTCTGTTGAGGACGGCGAATATATTTGTCAAAAATGGAACGGCAGTGAATTTGAAACACTTAAAATCGGTCAGTCGGCAAAGCAATCAAATGTTGAAATCACAGGTGTGGAAAATGCACCGTTTGAGCCGAAGTATAAAGAAGAATTGTGCATTGGCGGAGAAAGAGAACTGACATGGAAGAAAATCAATGTTGACGGCGGATACGGATTTGCCGAGATTGACTATGTCGGTGACGTGGCGCAAATTTATGCGGACGGTGAACTTGTTGCAGATGATTACTATTATGGCAAGACGTGGCGAGTGCCTTGTAAATTGCTTTACGGCAAAGAATGTTATATGGTAATATCGGAAATGAAAGACGATTTTTATAAGGAATTTTAA
- a CDS encoding beta-galactosidase, whose amino-acid sequence MIFGVDYYPEHWNRDEWESQAKLMQKGGFNTVRMGEFAWKLFEKKEGEFDFSFLDDAIEILAEYGIKTILGTPTAAPPKWLADKYDIVQRDKYGRKKDWGSRREGCGNNPSYIEKSKIITEKMAEHYKDNPNVIAWQIDNEFGCHGSTRCYCEHCRKAFAKWLEERYQTIENLNEKWGSVFWSLNYDSFDDIILPKYNSCEGTYGDLWSHNPALDLEFRRFSSDTWVNYQKMQIDILRKYTDNPITHNLMGHFSDINAYDLSKDLDFVSWDNYPDNQWGTSEYEYVSMAHENMRGAKNKNFVVMEEQAGPAGWDILGSTPRPNQLRLWTYQAIAHGCEGVVYFRFRTALFGMEQYWYGVLDHDGVPRRRFYEIQKTGHELQKLEKYIVGSKNKYDALLVKSYDNVWGHDIKRHAQNYNYENHLYSFYKANCDLNINTAVSNGKYEDYKIVYMPAYNIVTDAETEKIKEYVKNGGTLVLTFRSGTRDEYNRVRPMALPGVFKKIAGIEAVEFDSLRKPVKIYGEVSGSAEIWCDIIKPDTAKTICTYGSEYYKGESAVTVNKYGKGRVYYVGCDLDNDAMKELVRIIAKSANVETVDTPNGVEVVKQDDCIIILNHNENEVDTNIKGVSLFDGSEFDGVLDGYGVQFLEGSI is encoded by the coding sequence ATGATATTTGGTGTAGACTATTATCCCGAACATTGGAACAGAGATGAGTGGGAAAGTCAAGCTAAACTTATGCAAAAGGGCGGTTTTAACACTGTAAGAATGGGTGAATTTGCGTGGAAACTTTTTGAGAAAAAAGAGGGTGAATTTGATTTTTCATTCCTTGATGACGCAATAGAGATACTTGCAGAATACGGTATAAAAACCATACTCGGAACACCGACTGCCGCACCGCCGAAGTGGCTTGCGGATAAATATGACATCGTGCAGAGGGACAAATACGGCAGAAAAAAGGATTGGGGTTCAAGACGTGAAGGCTGCGGAAACAATCCGAGCTACATAGAAAAGTCGAAAATTATAACTGAAAAAATGGCTGAACATTACAAGGACAATCCAAACGTCATAGCATGGCAGATTGATAATGAGTTCGGCTGTCACGGAAGTACAAGATGTTATTGCGAGCATTGTCGAAAGGCTTTTGCAAAATGGCTTGAGGAAAGGTATCAGACAATAGAAAATCTAAACGAAAAATGGGGGAGCGTATTCTGGAGTTTAAACTATGATTCTTTTGACGATATAATACTTCCGAAATATAATTCGTGCGAGGGTACATACGGCGATTTGTGGTCGCACAATCCCGCACTTGACTTGGAATTCAGACGTTTTTCTTCTGACACTTGGGTGAATTATCAGAAAATGCAGATTGATATTTTGAGAAAATATACCGATAATCCGATAACGCATAATTTAATGGGACATTTTTCGGATATAAACGCGTATGATTTGTCAAAAGATCTTGATTTTGTATCGTGGGACAATTATCCCGACAATCAATGGGGAACGTCCGAATATGAATATGTGTCTATGGCACACGAAAATATGCGTGGTGCGAAGAACAAAAACTTTGTTGTAATGGAGGAACAGGCAGGTCCTGCCGGTTGGGATATTTTAGGCTCAACGCCACGTCCCAATCAACTTAGATTATGGACATATCAGGCAATCGCACACGGCTGCGAGGGCGTTGTGTATTTCAGATTCAGAACGGCTCTTTTCGGTATGGAGCAATATTGGTACGGTGTACTTGACCATGACGGTGTACCGAGAAGACGTTTTTATGAAATTCAAAAGACAGGTCACGAACTTCAAAAACTTGAAAAATATATTGTCGGCTCAAAAAATAAGTATGATGCATTGCTTGTGAAGTCGTACGACAATGTATGGGGACATGATATAAAACGTCACGCACAAAACTATAATTATGAAAATCACTTGTATTCATTTTACAAGGCAAATTGTGATTTGAACATAAACACAGCCGTTTCAAACGGCAAATATGAAGATTATAAAATCGTGTATATGCCTGCGTACAACATAGTCACAGACGCAGAGACGGAAAAAATAAAGGAATACGTCAAAAACGGCGGTACACTTGTTTTGACGTTTAGGAGCGGTACGCGTGATGAATATAACAGAGTAAGACCTATGGCACTGCCGGGAGTGTTCAAGAAAATTGCGGGCATTGAGGCGGTTGAATTTGACTCGCTGAGAAAACCTGTAAAAATATACGGCGAAGTAAGCGGAAGTGCGGAAATATGGTGTGATATAATAAAACCGGATACCGCAAAAACCATATGCACATACGGAAGTGAATACTACAAGGGCGAAAGTGCAGTGACAGTAAACAAATACGGCAAGGGCAGAGTTTATTATGTAGGCTGTGATTTGGACAATGACGCAATGAAAGAGCTTGTAAGAATTATAGCAAAGTCGGCGAATGTGGAAACGGTTGATACACCGAACGGTGTGGAGGTTGTTAAGCAAGATGACTGCATAATTATTTTAAATCACAATGAAAATGAAGTTGATACAAACATTAAAGGAGTGTCGCTGTTTGACGGTTCGGAATTTGACGGAGTATTGGACGGCTACGGAGTACAATTTTTGGAGGGCAGTATATGA
- a CDS encoding glycosyl hydrolase 115 family protein produces MSFLFNLNTKVHTETETKPVMNAINILKRDMAKVFGASDENGNDIHLKKDDTLDEESYKIDIAENIVISAADDLGFVYALLKISEKYLDIKPFWFWLDQKIEKKDSVRIEKCEINSPKPKVKYRGWFFNDEVLMMKWKINGDKKEPWRMAFETLLRCGGNMTIPGTDKNSRLNRQMAADMGLWITHHHAEPLGAEIFARAYPGVEANFMEKSELFYKLWEDAVIEQKDCNVVWNLCFRGQGDCPFWSSDTSGQFDTPQKRGKLISNIIKKQCDIVKKYVKNPVFCTNLYGEIMELYKDGYIELDDGIIKVKADNGYGKMVTRRRDNHAARVSSMPVKDGGRQGIYYHVSFYDLQAANHITMLPNTVDFVNRELSDVLENGGDDFWVINCSNVRPHTYYLDAVRKKWFGEDISDESHSKEFADDYFNSAYDVSKCLAEYPKSTIKFGKNEDEHAGEQFYTENVRIIANKFVKDDKNSIAPLNWLVGKGGFYSQVRDYKVICESGIDKINSYYEMCKKTSEKLSGNEKQLFDETVLLQSKIHYYCANGVIKFCNGIEVFEKENYKEAFLLCGDSAVLFDKANEEMRNSENGVWQGFYHNDCLADIKHTAYMARKVMGVIREFGDNIRHDKWYRETMYAPEDREVMLLLVLDNHMTDEELYKAMQE; encoded by the coding sequence ATGAGCTTTTTGTTTAACTTGAATACGAAGGTACATACCGAAACGGAAACAAAGCCTGTTATGAATGCGATTAATATTTTAAAGCGTGATATGGCAAAGGTTTTCGGTGCAAGTGATGAAAACGGAAATGATATTCATTTAAAAAAAGACGATACATTAGATGAGGAAAGTTATAAAATTGATATAGCAGAAAATATCGTGATAAGTGCGGCGGACGATTTGGGGTTTGTGTATGCACTTTTGAAAATAAGTGAAAAATATCTTGATATTAAGCCGTTTTGGTTTTGGCTTGACCAAAAAATCGAAAAGAAAGACAGTGTTAGAATAGAAAAATGCGAAATTAATTCACCGAAACCAAAGGTAAAATATCGCGGTTGGTTTTTCAATGATGAAGTGCTTATGATGAAATGGAAAATCAACGGTGACAAAAAAGAGCCTTGGAGAATGGCTTTTGAAACGCTTTTGCGTTGTGGCGGAAATATGACAATTCCGGGTACTGACAAAAATTCAAGACTGAACAGACAAATGGCGGCGGATATGGGATTATGGATTACTCATCACCATGCAGAACCTTTGGGTGCGGAGATTTTTGCAAGAGCATATCCGGGCGTTGAGGCGAATTTTATGGAAAAGTCGGAGCTTTTTTATAAACTTTGGGAAGACGCGGTAATTGAACAGAAAGACTGCAATGTGGTTTGGAATTTGTGCTTTAGAGGACAGGGTGACTGCCCATTTTGGAGTAGCGACACGAGCGGTCAATTTGACACTCCGCAAAAACGAGGTAAGCTGATAAGCAATATTATAAAAAAGCAATGCGATATTGTTAAGAAATACGTCAAAAATCCTGTTTTTTGTACCAACCTGTACGGCGAAATAATGGAACTTTACAAGGACGGTTATATAGAGCTTGACGACGGTATTATCAAGGTTAAAGCCGATAACGGTTACGGTAAAATGGTTACAAGACGACGTGACAATCATGCGGCACGAGTGTCGTCAATGCCTGTTAAAGACGGCGGCAGACAGGGTATTTATTATCATGTTTCGTTTTACGATTTGCAAGCCGCAAACCACATAACAATGCTTCCGAATACGGTTGATTTTGTGAACAGAGAATTATCGGACGTACTTGAAAACGGCGGCGATGATTTTTGGGTTATCAACTGTTCAAATGTCAGACCGCATACATATTATCTTGACGCGGTGAGAAAAAAGTGGTTCGGTGAAGATATATCGGACGAAAGTCACAGCAAGGAATTTGCGGACGATTATTTTAATTCGGCTTATGACGTATCAAAATGCCTTGCGGAATATCCGAAGTCAACGATTAAATTCGGTAAAAATGAAGATGAACACGCAGGTGAACAGTTTTATACCGAGAATGTGCGTATTATTGCGAATAAGTTTGTGAAGGACGATAAAAACAGTATTGCTCCGCTTAATTGGCTTGTCGGAAAAGGCGGGTTTTACAGTCAGGTGAGAGATTACAAAGTTATATGCGAAAGTGGTATTGACAAGATAAATTCATATTACGAAATGTGCAAAAAGACGAGTGAAAAACTAAGCGGAAACGAGAAACAGCTTTTTGACGAAACTGTATTGTTACAGTCGAAAATTCATTATTATTGTGCAAACGGTGTAATAAAATTTTGCAACGGTATAGAGGTATTTGAAAAGGAAAATTACAAAGAAGCATTTTTGCTTTGCGGTGACAGTGCGGTTTTATTTGACAAGGCGAATGAGGAAATGCGTAACAGTGAAAACGGAGTTTGGCAAGGCTTTTATCATAACGATTGTTTGGCGGATATTAAGCATACCGCGTATATGGCAAGAAAGGTAATGGGGGTTATCAGAGAGTTCGGCGATAATATCAGACATGACAAATGGTATCGCGAAACGATGTATGCGCCCGAGGACAGAGAGGTTATGCTGTTATTGGTATTGGATAATCATATGACAGACGAAGAACTATATAAAGCGATGCAAGAGTAA
- the recG gene encoding ATP-dependent DNA helicase RecG: protein MPKDIRYLKGVGEKRAELFAKKGIKTVEDLLYYFPRSHEDRTEKKDIADCVEGETVCVSITVFSPVRETRVRRNMLISTMIVSDESGVLNVVWYNNRYVKNQFKTGDKYVLYGKVTKNRGKLEMVNPVCEQEGKERFTGKIVPLYPLTSGLTQKILQSTMELAIKEVGRMEEYIPSDIREKYHIAELNFAMKNIHFPENFESYNIARERFVFEELLVLQLALSGRKDINTSQDGIVFEDINCVREFTDNLPFSLTNAQKKTLNEILKDCKSGKMMNRLVQGDVGSGKTAVAAAAIYTAVKNGHQAAMMAPTEILATQHAETLAEFFKGTGITVVMLTGSMRAAEKRRAYDLIATGIADVVVGTHAIIQDAVEFYDLAFVVADEQHRFGVEQRAKLAAKGNNPHMLIMSATPIPRTLALILYGDLDISVIDELPPGRKPVKTYAVGESMRKRIFAFLQKNVSAGMQAYVVCPLIEETETSDLQNAEMLAEKLQAIFPEFKIGLMHGKMKAKLKEEVMDEFVRGEINILVSTTVIEVGVNVPNANIMVIENAERFGLSQLHQLRGRVGRGNAQAFCILFAHGKNEVTKKRMETMCISNDGFYISEQDLKLRGPGDFFGTRQHGLPEMRIANLFEDRDILAMSQEAAKKIMAEDRHLESEKYSGLRKRAESIISDDIVMN from the coding sequence CTATTTTCCGCGTTCTCACGAGGACCGAACGGAAAAGAAAGATATTGCCGACTGTGTCGAGGGAGAAACGGTGTGCGTGAGCATTACCGTTTTTTCGCCTGTCAGAGAAACAAGAGTAAGAAGGAATATGCTTATTTCAACAATGATTGTATCGGACGAATCGGGTGTTTTGAATGTGGTTTGGTACAATAACAGATATGTAAAAAATCAGTTTAAGACGGGCGATAAGTATGTTTTATACGGCAAGGTAACTAAGAACAGAGGTAAACTTGAAATGGTGAACCCTGTTTGTGAACAAGAGGGTAAAGAGAGATTTACGGGTAAAATAGTACCGCTTTATCCGCTTACAAGCGGACTGACGCAGAAAATTTTACAGTCGACAATGGAGCTTGCAATAAAGGAAGTCGGACGAATGGAGGAATATATTCCGTCCGATATAAGAGAAAAATATCACATTGCAGAGCTTAATTTTGCAATGAAAAACATACATTTTCCCGAAAACTTTGAAAGCTACAACATTGCAAGAGAACGATTTGTATTTGAAGAACTGCTTGTGCTTCAGCTTGCGTTAAGCGGAAGAAAGGATATAAATACATCGCAGGACGGTATTGTGTTTGAAGATATAAATTGTGTGCGTGAATTTACGGATAATCTGCCGTTTTCGCTTACAAACGCACAAAAGAAAACGCTGAATGAAATTTTGAAGGATTGCAAGAGCGGTAAGATGATGAACAGACTTGTTCAAGGTGATGTCGGCAGCGGTAAAACGGCTGTTGCGGCGGCGGCAATTTATACCGCCGTAAAAAACGGTCATCAAGCCGCAATGATGGCACCGACTGAAATTCTTGCAACTCAGCATGCAGAAACGTTGGCTGAATTTTTCAAGGGTACGGGTATAACGGTGGTAATGCTTACCGGAAGTATGCGAGCTGCGGAAAAAAGACGTGCATATGACTTGATTGCGACAGGCATCGCAGACGTTGTTGTCGGAACTCACGCGATAATTCAAGACGCGGTGGAGTTTTATGACCTTGCATTTGTGGTTGCCGACGAACAACACAGATTTGGCGTTGAACAAAGGGCAAAACTTGCGGCAAAGGGAAATAATCCGCATATGCTTATTATGTCGGCAACACCGATACCGCGAACCCTTGCACTTATTTTGTACGGCGATTTGGATATATCGGTTATTGATGAATTACCGCCGGGAAGAAAGCCCGTTAAGACGTACGCAGTCGGTGAAAGTATGCGAAAACGCATTTTTGCATTTTTACAAAAAAACGTAAGTGCCGGTATGCAGGCGTACGTTGTATGTCCGCTGATTGAGGAAACGGAAACGAGCGACTTGCAAAATGCCGAAATGCTTGCGGAAAAGTTGCAGGCAATATTTCCCGAGTTCAAAATCGGTCTTATGCACGGAAAAATGAAAGCAAAGCTGAAAGAGGAAGTAATGGACGAGTTTGTGCGCGGAGAGATTAACATACTTGTATCGACAACGGTAATTGAAGTCGGCGTAAACGTGCCGAACGCAAATATTATGGTTATCGAAAATGCCGAACGATTCGGACTGTCGCAACTTCATCAGCTTAGAGGACGTGTCGGACGCGGCAACGCACAGGCATTTTGCATATTATTTGCACACGGTAAAAATGAAGTGACAAAAAAACGTATGGAAACTATGTGTATTTCAAACGACGGTTTTTATATAAGTGAACAGGATTTGAAACTTCGCGGACCGGGTGATTTTTTCGGTACACGTCAACATGGTTTGCCTGAAATGAGAATTGCTAATCTGTTTGAGGACAGAGATATTCTTGCTATGTCGCAGGAGGCGGCGAAAAAGATTATGGCAGAGGACAGACATTTGGAGTCCGAAAAGTACAGCGGACTTCGTAAACGTGCCGAAAGTATAATCAGTGACGACATTGTTATGAATTAG
- a CDS encoding alpha/beta-type small acid-soluble spore protein — protein sequence MSKKSKTAGLEQFKMEAAREVGVTLGQGYNGELTAKQAGSVGGQMVKKMIESYENQMK from the coding sequence ATGTCAAAGAAAAGCAAAACAGCAGGATTGGAACAATTCAAAATGGAAGCGGCAAGAGAAGTAGGCGTAACACTGGGTCAAGGCTATAACGGTGAACTTACAGCAAAGCAAGCCGGCAGTGTAGGCGGTCAGATGGTTAAAAAGATGATTGAAAGCTACGAAAATCAAATGAAATAA